One genomic window of Pseudoxanthomonas sp. includes the following:
- a CDS encoding glycosyltransferase: MRIVIDLQGAQTASRYRGIGRYSQALAEAMLRQPRGHEFWLVSNGDMEEVAFGALADLLPPERAVRFHSVQPVHWRDPGNAWRRAASEHMREAFLQGLRPDVVHVSSLVEGGLDEAVTSIGVRTPAPFTAATLYDLIPLHDPSYIASDWAQPWYHDKMSSLRRADLLLAISEHVRRDVVDVLSVAPDRVVNISSAASDIFRPVPMTEDLRRQFKRDYGIQGDYLMYSGAMDPRKNLERLLAAYAMLPGKTRSQYQIVISGRLSDIELGRLKLIARRHRIEPDRMVTVGQVSDQALVELYSGAALFVFPSLQEGFGLPVLEAMSCGTAVIGSALTSIPEVIGREDALFDPMDVASIAAAIQSVLGDPLFARELREHGLRQARKFSWASSASRALDAFESRQKTVQEIIGWRAGIAEQEASRAALISELAAVRKVDDVVPEEDLMAAAAAISTNEDVVREVHRNGEIPSAGASWRIEGPFDSSYSLALVNRELARALDGLGVFVALHSTDGAGDFSPDSGFLQREPVLARLHANATALTPSAAAVSSRLLYPPRVSDMTSRLNFLHAYAWEESELPTPWVDDFNEFLQGVSTLSMHVKKVLVDSGVGLPLSVCGAGVDHWDRIPDDGEFPLQARSFRFLHVSSCMPRKGVDVLLQAYGDAFNDADDVSLVIKTFKNPMNDIWRQVEQVRGIRADFPHVVVIECDLPAAQLKHLYRQCHALVAPSRAEGFGLPMAEAMISGLPVITTAWGGQCDFCTEDTAWLVDYVFAPAKTVFDLSDSVWAEPSSEHLAGILREVYTLPVGKRLEKTARGRELLRTGFRWVDVAGRFIEFSRAVSELPLATVGVPIISWIGRFAGEDGRGAGIADLVDTFPDRAVVLAPETGNVPRLPAEVRRCWRVLDASAVAKMSSMMDELRAAVVAIHVDGEIAVSEQLPDLVSGQLQHGRVVIAILDEYSGAGNWSSSFIRALRACDRVLVPDIEGLNMLRRHGVVSNAAILPWHVRDAALDASGARAASRRLRKMVKALVWEKLAHKRGLQSAIYSRAQGLQS; this comes from the coding sequence GTGCGTATCGTGATCGATTTGCAGGGCGCGCAGACAGCCAGTAGATATCGTGGCATTGGGCGCTATTCGCAGGCACTGGCAGAAGCGATGTTGCGTCAACCACGTGGACATGAGTTCTGGCTTGTCAGCAATGGCGACATGGAAGAGGTCGCATTCGGTGCGCTGGCAGATCTGTTGCCTCCGGAGAGAGCCGTAAGGTTTCATTCGGTGCAGCCGGTGCATTGGCGGGATCCGGGTAATGCATGGCGCCGAGCGGCTTCCGAACACATGCGCGAGGCTTTCCTGCAGGGACTGCGACCTGATGTGGTCCATGTATCGAGTCTTGTGGAAGGTGGGCTGGATGAGGCGGTGACGTCCATCGGCGTGCGAACGCCTGCGCCGTTTACCGCAGCCACCCTGTACGACCTTATCCCTCTGCATGACCCAAGCTATATCGCCAGCGATTGGGCGCAGCCTTGGTATCACGACAAGATGTCGTCCCTTCGACGCGCCGATCTGTTGCTTGCGATCTCCGAGCATGTCAGACGTGATGTCGTGGATGTCCTGTCCGTGGCTCCAGATCGTGTCGTGAACATCTCGTCTGCGGCATCGGACATCTTCCGGCCGGTGCCGATGACGGAGGATCTGCGTCGTCAGTTCAAGCGTGACTACGGCATTCAGGGGGATTACCTGATGTACAGCGGCGCGATGGATCCGCGCAAGAATCTGGAGCGTCTGCTGGCCGCCTATGCAATGCTTCCTGGGAAGACCCGCAGCCAGTACCAGATCGTTATCAGTGGCCGTCTCTCCGACATTGAGTTGGGACGGCTCAAGCTGATTGCGCGTCGGCACCGTATCGAGCCTGATCGCATGGTTACTGTCGGGCAGGTCAGTGATCAGGCCTTGGTCGAGCTGTATTCCGGCGCCGCGCTTTTTGTGTTCCCGTCCCTGCAGGAAGGCTTCGGGCTGCCTGTGCTGGAGGCGATGTCATGCGGCACAGCCGTGATCGGTTCTGCCTTGACCAGCATTCCCGAGGTGATCGGGCGTGAGGATGCATTGTTTGATCCCATGGATGTAGCTTCCATTGCCGCGGCCATCCAGAGCGTGCTTGGCGATCCATTGTTTGCACGAGAGCTGCGCGAGCATGGTTTGCGGCAAGCGCGAAAATTTTCATGGGCATCGAGCGCATCGCGAGCACTTGATGCGTTTGAAAGTAGACAAAAGACAGTCCAGGAGATCATCGGATGGCGGGCGGGAATCGCTGAGCAGGAGGCAAGCCGAGCTGCGCTCATCAGCGAACTCGCGGCGGTGCGGAAAGTCGACGATGTAGTGCCGGAAGAGGATCTCATGGCCGCAGCTGCCGCGATTTCCACCAATGAAGATGTTGTGCGCGAAGTACATCGAAACGGCGAGATACCATCCGCAGGTGCGTCTTGGCGGATCGAAGGTCCGTTTGACAGTAGCTATAGCTTGGCGTTGGTAAATCGCGAGCTGGCGCGCGCGCTTGATGGGTTAGGGGTGTTCGTGGCCCTTCACTCGACCGACGGGGCGGGGGACTTTTCACCTGATTCGGGTTTCCTCCAGCGTGAGCCGGTGCTTGCGCGGTTGCATGCCAATGCGACTGCATTGACACCATCCGCTGCTGCTGTGAGTAGTCGTCTGCTGTATCCGCCGCGCGTTTCGGATATGACATCGAGGCTCAATTTTCTTCACGCCTATGCCTGGGAGGAGTCTGAGCTCCCAACGCCGTGGGTCGACGACTTCAATGAATTCCTGCAGGGTGTTTCGACGCTATCGATGCATGTCAAGAAGGTGCTCGTTGATAGCGGTGTTGGCCTGCCGCTGTCGGTCTGCGGGGCCGGTGTCGATCATTGGGATCGAATCCCGGACGACGGTGAGTTTCCGCTCCAGGCAAGAAGCTTTCGCTTCCTCCACGTTTCTTCGTGCATGCCGCGGAAAGGAGTCGATGTCTTGTTGCAGGCGTACGGCGACGCTTTCAACGATGCAGACGATGTGTCGCTGGTCATCAAGACTTTTAAGAATCCGATGAATGACATCTGGCGCCAGGTGGAGCAGGTGCGCGGGATACGTGCGGATTTTCCGCATGTCGTTGTCATCGAGTGTGATCTTCCCGCTGCGCAGCTCAAGCATCTCTATAGGCAGTGTCATGCCCTTGTTGCGCCAAGTCGTGCGGAAGGCTTCGGCCTGCCAATGGCTGAGGCAATGATCTCAGGGTTGCCGGTCATCACTACCGCGTGGGGAGGGCAGTGCGATTTCTGCACGGAAGACACGGCATGGTTGGTCGATTATGTATTTGCACCGGCGAAGACGGTGTTTGATTTGTCGGACTCGGTCTGGGCTGAGCCGTCCAGCGAACATCTCGCTGGGATTCTTCGCGAGGTTTACACGCTGCCAGTTGGGAAACGCCTCGAGAAAACGGCTCGCGGGCGGGAGCTGCTGCGCACCGGATTCCGCTGGGTCGACGTGGCGGGCCGTTTTATTGAATTCTCGCGCGCCGTTTCAGAGCTCCCGCTGGCGACCGTGGGCGTACCGATTATCTCTTGGATCGGAAGGTTCGCCGGAGAGGATGGGCGCGGTGCGGGAATTGCCGACCTGGTCGACACGTTTCCTGACAGGGCGGTCGTGCTGGCGCCAGAGACGGGGAATGTTCCGCGCCTTCCGGCAGAGGTAAGGCGTTGCTGGCGCGTCCTCGATGCCAGTGCAGTTGCGAAGATGTCATCCATGATGGATGAGCTGCGAGCTGCGGTGGTGGCGATCCATGTGGATGGAGAAATTGCTGTATCAGAGCAGCTTCCGGACCTGGTCTCCGGGCAGTTGCAGCATGGGCGCGTTGTCATCGCGATACTGGATGAATATTCGGGTGCTGGGAACTGGTCGTCGTCGTTTATCCGCGCGCTTCGGGCCTGCGACCGGGTGCTGGTGCCGGATATTGAGGGGCTCAATATGTTGCGGCGGCACGGCGTCGTATCCAATGCTGCGATTCTTCCGTGGCACGTCCGCGATGCGGCGCTTGATGCCAGTGGGGCGCGTGCGGCGAGTAGGCGGCTCCGGAAGATGGTGAAGGCCCTAGTTTGGGAGAAGTTGGCCCATAAGAGGGGTTTGCAGTCGGCGATTTACAGCCGTGCGCAGGGTCTGCAGTCTTGA
- a CDS encoding ABC transporter permease — MKDMLQPLWAYRYFIFSSIRNDLRSRFIQSKLGALWMIIHPLMQVLIFATILSEVLSAKLPGINNKYAYALYLMAGTLCWSMFAETVQRGLTLFIESGNLMKKMAFPRICLPFIAGGTMLVNNLLLLAAILLVFAVLGHVPGGEVLWLPVLMALTLFFALSIGVLLGVMNVFMRDIGQVVPVILQALFWLTPIVYNLGILPERAQYWFKFNLLYPLVSSYQNVLLYNHPPLWGDLGWLIAATVGLGLLALVMFRRASPEMVDAL, encoded by the coding sequence ATGAAAGATATGCTGCAGCCTTTGTGGGCCTACAGGTATTTTATTTTTTCCTCGATCAGGAATGACCTGAGAAGTCGTTTTATCCAGAGTAAGCTTGGGGCCTTGTGGATGATTATTCATCCACTCATGCAGGTGTTGATCTTTGCCACGATATTGTCTGAAGTGCTTTCGGCGAAGCTTCCTGGGATCAACAATAAATATGCGTACGCGCTATATTTGATGGCTGGAACGTTATGTTGGAGCATGTTTGCCGAGACCGTGCAGCGTGGGCTGACGCTCTTCATAGAGAGTGGTAATTTGATGAAGAAGATGGCATTCCCTCGCATATGCCTTCCCTTCATCGCTGGTGGGACGATGCTGGTCAATAATCTCTTGTTGCTGGCTGCAATACTTTTGGTCTTCGCGGTGCTTGGACATGTTCCGGGTGGGGAAGTGTTGTGGTTGCCTGTTCTTATGGCGCTGACCTTGTTTTTTGCGCTTTCCATCGGGGTGCTGCTAGGTGTGATGAACGTATTCATGCGTGACATCGGGCAGGTTGTCCCCGTGATCCTGCAGGCACTGTTCTGGCTGACCCCCATTGTTTACAACCTGGGCATCCTGCCTGAGCGCGCGCAATATTGGTTCAAGTTCAATCTTTTGTATCCTCTGGTCTCTAGCTATCAGAATGTGTTGCTGTACAACCATCCTCCGCTATGGGGTGACTTGGGTTGGTTGATTGCCGCGACCGTGGGGCTGGGCCTTCTTGCACTCGTTATGTTCCGACGTGCCAGTCCTGAAATGGTGGATGCGTTATGA
- a CDS encoding ABC transporter ATP-binding protein — protein sequence MSGIVQVKGVGKAYRKWGSEWLRVASWFGLPVSPLEEHWVLRDIDFSIDAGESVAIIGQNGAGKSTLLKLITGTTQPTVGAVVLSGKVAAILELGMGFNPDLSGRDNVRHVAGLMGHGQEELMSKMPEIEAFAEIGEYFDQPMRTYSSGMQMRVAFAVVTAWRPDVLIVDEALSVGDSYFQHKSFERIRQFKREGTTLLFVSHGMDDVRTLCDRAILLVDGRVRKDGLPDEVADYYNALVAAKENAELSVEQRRERDGWLYTRSGTGEARLRSLRLLDADSGEDVKLAKVGQKLKLVAEVQVEQDVPALVLGYMLRDRLGHVVWGTNTWHTGQRLEKVEAGTILEFVLSFECSLGPGSYSFSPALVSSDTHFEKNYEWTDNALVFDVMNADRALFIGSNFLDSGFEINIKIDGSVRSVL from the coding sequence ATGAGTGGCATTGTGCAGGTGAAGGGTGTCGGTAAGGCATATCGCAAGTGGGGTAGTGAATGGCTGCGCGTGGCTTCGTGGTTTGGCCTTCCAGTTTCGCCTTTGGAAGAGCATTGGGTGTTGAGGGATATTGATTTCTCCATTGATGCTGGTGAAAGTGTAGCGATCATCGGTCAGAACGGTGCCGGGAAAAGCACCCTGCTCAAACTCATTACGGGGACCACTCAACCCACGGTGGGGGCCGTGGTGTTGAGTGGTAAAGTGGCAGCGATCTTGGAGTTGGGGATGGGCTTCAATCCAGACCTCAGTGGGCGTGATAATGTGCGCCATGTCGCTGGCCTGATGGGCCATGGGCAAGAAGAACTGATGTCTAAAATGCCGGAGATCGAAGCATTCGCTGAAATTGGCGAATATTTCGATCAGCCGATGCGAACCTATTCAAGTGGTATGCAGATGCGCGTGGCATTTGCTGTGGTCACTGCATGGCGACCGGATGTGCTGATTGTTGACGAAGCGCTGAGCGTGGGTGACAGCTACTTCCAGCACAAGAGTTTCGAGCGTATCCGCCAGTTCAAGCGAGAGGGGACGACATTGTTGTTCGTCAGCCACGGCATGGACGATGTGAGAACACTGTGCGATCGTGCCATCTTGCTGGTGGATGGCAGGGTGCGGAAAGACGGCCTGCCGGACGAGGTTGCTGACTACTACAACGCGCTGGTTGCGGCCAAGGAAAACGCAGAACTCAGCGTCGAACAAAGGCGTGAGCGCGATGGTTGGCTCTATACGAGAAGCGGCACTGGTGAGGCCCGGCTACGCAGCCTGCGATTGCTAGACGCGGATTCTGGCGAAGACGTTAAGCTGGCCAAGGTTGGGCAGAAACTGAAGTTGGTAGCGGAGGTCCAGGTCGAACAAGATGTTCCCGCGCTAGTGCTTGGGTACATGTTGCGGGATCGTCTTGGTCATGTGGTGTGGGGTACGAACACCTGGCACACAGGGCAGAGGTTGGAGAAAGTAGAGGCTGGCACCATTCTAGAATTTGTGCTGTCCTTTGAATGTTCTCTGGGGCCGGGTTCGTATTCATTCTCGCCAGCGCTGGTGAGTTCGGATACGCATTTTGAGAAAAATTACGAATGGACGGACAATGCTTTGGTATTCGATGTCATGAATGCGGACAGGGCGCTATTCATTGGTAGCAATTTTCTTGATTCGGGTTTCGAAATCAATATTAAGATTGATGGCTCTGTGAGGAGTGTGTTGTGA
- a CDS encoding FkbM family methyltransferase yields MNFVSYAQNYEDVMLWRALREFGKGFYIDVGAQDPQEFSVTKAFYERGWRGINIEPSRRWLGKLEVQRPHDLNLGVAASSEKGTLRFYDVKDTGLSTANPEYAQRHVDAGFAVDEVDVPCETLDDICAAHDVGDVHFLKIDCEGGEEDVLRGFSLEKVRPWVILVEATEPLSEKPAYEPWEKLLTGRSYHFIYDDGLNRFYIADERSDLDVAFSHPPNVFDEFIRVSEYELDAVRNEGQAAVFERDQWRDTAKFLQAENERREAALVEHRRLLEQGSSSESSERNGFLETIAFLRAENERREAALVEHRRLLEQGSSSESSERNGFLETIGFLRAENERREAALVEHRRLLEQGSSSESSERNGFFGDDCVFAGRERAS; encoded by the coding sequence GTGAATTTTGTTTCCTACGCACAGAATTACGAAGATGTAATGCTCTGGCGTGCGTTGCGCGAATTTGGAAAGGGATTTTACATCGATGTTGGTGCACAGGATCCGCAGGAGTTCTCCGTTACCAAGGCTTTCTACGAGCGCGGATGGCGCGGAATCAACATTGAGCCGTCCCGCCGCTGGCTGGGGAAGTTGGAGGTTCAGCGTCCCCATGACCTAAATTTGGGAGTGGCGGCGTCAAGCGAGAAGGGGACACTTCGTTTCTACGATGTTAAGGATACTGGGTTGTCCACAGCTAATCCGGAATATGCGCAGCGGCATGTGGATGCAGGGTTTGCGGTGGACGAGGTGGATGTTCCGTGCGAAACGCTTGACGACATCTGCGCGGCGCATGACGTCGGCGACGTCCATTTCCTCAAGATCGATTGTGAGGGGGGGGAGGAGGATGTCCTGCGCGGATTCTCCCTGGAAAAGGTACGGCCATGGGTGATTTTGGTCGAAGCCACGGAGCCCTTGAGTGAGAAGCCAGCCTACGAGCCGTGGGAGAAATTACTTACCGGCCGGAGCTATCATTTTATCTATGATGACGGATTGAACCGGTTCTATATCGCGGATGAAAGAAGTGATTTGGACGTCGCCTTCTCGCATCCGCCGAATGTGTTCGACGAGTTTATACGGGTTTCCGAGTACGAGCTTGATGCCGTGCGGAACGAAGGGCAGGCTGCTGTATTCGAACGCGATCAGTGGCGAGATACCGCCAAGTTCCTGCAGGCGGAGAACGAGCGTCGTGAGGCGGCGCTGGTCGAGCATCGTCGTTTGCTTGAGCAGGGCAGCAGCAGCGAGTCATCCGAGCGCAACGGTTTTTTGGAGACGATTGCGTTTTTGCGGGCGGAGAATGAGCGTCGTGAGGCAGCGCTGGTCGAGCATCGTCGTTTGCTGGAGCAGGGCAGCAGCAGCGAGTCGTCCGAACGTAACGGTTTTTTGGAGACGATTGGGTTTTTGCGGGCGGAGAACGAACGTCGTGAGGCGGCATTGGTCGAGCATCGTCGTTTGCTTGAGCAGGGCAGCAGCAGCGAGTCATCCGAGCGCAACGGGTTTTTTGGAGACGATTGCGTTTTTGCGGGCCGAGAACGAGCGTCGTGA
- a CDS encoding glycosyltransferase family 1 protein translates to MKGDKLHIVLDLQACQSPESGRRGIGRYSLALAKSMAAQSRGHRISLLLNAAMGESIEGLRVQFEGLVPECDIVVWQGIDHSSFLHEGNTFRWYASETARRDALLGLNPDVVHVASLFEGVADNVVGSLSKDDPWITAVTLYDLIPLAHQRTYLADKRIHQWYMEKIEHLKLANQLLGISQFSCEEAQQLLSIDGERLVDISGAADDIFTRLPDAESFRAELAARYGIRKPFIMYAGGFDSRKNIGSLILAYARLPVGLRENHQLVIVGGAPEPEKNALKRTMVECGLGHDDVVFSGFVPDVDLVKLYNLCALYVFASLQEGFGLPALEAMSSGAVVIGSNTSSLPEVIGMKEALVDPGDVDSIRAGMQMGLTDEGFRRRFIEHAAVQAGRFSWAESARKALEAMELAHVRDAGTGNALALGREHGKRTALLPAPGSKLPESLPGAIVFADKNCGGVSARHPLSRFAAEQRAGFDRVVLEVTNDAYCAKILQIAATGSADVIVSSSGIGRALSALAEMDRGLLLDMVYRWSGYSGLRRAIDADFDVDMLSELVPVDALDLLGKCQVVKRHAVDAAVVMPWRDRVDAAMADLRRHPSLATAGVQDLASLSASLAANQPRADARSRWFVDISNLAVHDAGTGIQRVVRHVLDELMDKPPVDRRVEPVYMDSNGVFHCAREYCGKRYFGGDILSGDDVVDMRQGDVFLGLDLAAHLIPAHIENFRSMRARGVKQYFVVYDLLPLLRQDCFEPHLLPLFRSWYEAVADVCDGVLCISRAVADEFESWLNQSRPARQRPISIGWFHLGADLAVVSRADGKANPHTHDLQALGEQPTFLMVGTIEPRKGHAQVLSAFERLWAQGMDVNLLIIGKPGWLVESLIERMRRHPMRGKRLFWFEKAGDDLLLAAYQCASALVNASEGEGFGLPLIEAAHHGVPLIVRDLPVFREIVGEHAVYFAGYDAESLASAVEHWIELDIEGRAPPSGEMSWLTWSAATAQLVDVVENNRWVHQWMPGEIRRFGAFDYRFNTQLGVGELQRGRMETTGKAGFFLYGPYVPLPAGAHLVKLHGKGKGDGWMDVCSSHGQQVHARADLHVVAEDGESSQSLLAQLEFVLERPVTNLEIRIVVDEGAELSLDSVVLVPSPGNQAEKFQGFS, encoded by the coding sequence ATGAAAGGGGATAAGTTGCATATCGTGCTGGATTTGCAGGCATGTCAATCGCCGGAGAGTGGCAGGCGAGGCATCGGTCGTTATTCGTTGGCGTTGGCCAAGTCCATGGCGGCTCAGTCGCGTGGTCACCGGATTTCGCTGTTGCTCAATGCGGCGATGGGGGAGTCCATCGAAGGACTGCGCGTGCAGTTCGAGGGACTTGTGCCTGAATGCGATATCGTTGTCTGGCAGGGAATTGATCACAGTTCATTCCTGCACGAGGGAAACACGTTTCGTTGGTATGCCTCTGAGACTGCGAGGCGCGATGCACTTCTCGGATTGAATCCCGACGTAGTCCATGTGGCCAGTCTGTTTGAGGGGGTCGCGGATAACGTTGTGGGAAGCCTGTCCAAGGATGATCCGTGGATTACGGCAGTCACTTTGTACGATTTGATTCCATTGGCGCATCAGCGGACATATTTGGCAGACAAAAGGATTCATCAATGGTACATGGAGAAAATCGAGCATCTGAAGCTGGCGAACCAGTTATTAGGTATCTCGCAGTTTTCATGTGAGGAGGCGCAGCAGCTTCTGTCCATTGATGGCGAGCGACTTGTCGATATTTCCGGGGCGGCGGATGATATTTTCACCCGTCTTCCCGATGCAGAGTCGTTTCGCGCGGAACTCGCGGCGCGTTACGGGATACGCAAGCCCTTCATCATGTATGCGGGCGGGTTCGATTCACGCAAGAATATCGGCTCGCTGATCCTCGCTTATGCGAGGCTGCCTGTCGGGCTGCGGGAAAATCACCAATTGGTGATCGTCGGTGGTGCGCCGGAGCCGGAGAAAAATGCACTAAAGAGAACGATGGTAGAATGTGGATTGGGCCACGATGATGTCGTTTTCTCCGGGTTTGTTCCGGATGTCGATCTTGTCAAGCTCTACAATCTATGCGCGCTCTATGTGTTCGCTTCCTTGCAGGAGGGCTTTGGCCTGCCGGCGTTGGAAGCCATGTCTAGCGGCGCCGTGGTCATCGGGTCGAACACATCGAGTTTGCCGGAGGTCATCGGCATGAAAGAAGCGCTGGTCGATCCTGGCGATGTGGATTCGATCCGCGCAGGAATGCAGATGGGCCTGACGGATGAAGGATTTCGTCGGCGATTTATCGAGCATGCCGCCGTGCAGGCGGGGAGATTCTCCTGGGCGGAGTCAGCCCGGAAGGCGCTTGAGGCGATGGAACTCGCACATGTCCGCGACGCAGGTACGGGAAACGCCTTGGCTCTAGGTAGGGAGCATGGCAAGCGTACGGCATTGTTGCCTGCGCCTGGATCAAAGTTGCCTGAGAGTCTGCCTGGCGCCATCGTGTTTGCCGATAAGAACTGCGGTGGAGTGTCGGCGCGTCATCCACTCTCCAGGTTCGCGGCGGAGCAGCGGGCAGGCTTCGACCGTGTTGTGCTTGAGGTGACGAACGATGCGTACTGCGCAAAGATCCTGCAGATCGCGGCCACCGGATCTGCAGATGTCATTGTGAGCAGTTCGGGCATTGGTCGGGCATTGTCTGCGTTGGCTGAAATGGACCGTGGCTTGCTATTGGATATGGTGTATCGATGGTCGGGCTATTCAGGCCTGCGTCGCGCCATCGATGCCGATTTCGATGTAGATATGCTGTCTGAACTTGTTCCAGTAGACGCATTGGATTTGCTCGGGAAGTGTCAGGTGGTCAAGCGGCATGCGGTTGATGCCGCTGTCGTAATGCCCTGGCGTGATCGAGTGGATGCTGCAATGGCTGATCTACGGCGACACCCCTCGTTGGCCACGGCTGGTGTGCAGGATTTGGCGAGCCTCTCGGCTTCGCTTGCGGCAAATCAGCCGCGAGCAGATGCACGGTCGCGCTGGTTCGTGGATATCTCAAATCTCGCCGTGCACGACGCTGGTACGGGGATTCAGCGCGTGGTTCGCCATGTGCTGGATGAGTTAATGGACAAGCCCCCTGTGGATCGCAGGGTTGAGCCGGTTTATATGGATAGCAACGGGGTATTCCATTGCGCGCGGGAATATTGCGGGAAGCGTTATTTTGGGGGGGATATCTTGTCCGGCGACGATGTCGTCGATATGCGTCAGGGCGATGTTTTCCTGGGGCTGGATTTGGCCGCCCATTTAATTCCTGCACACATTGAAAATTTCAGGAGTATGCGTGCCCGCGGGGTGAAGCAATATTTTGTTGTTTATGATTTGCTTCCCCTGCTGCGGCAGGACTGCTTCGAACCGCATTTATTGCCGCTGTTCAGATCCTGGTATGAGGCAGTCGCTGATGTCTGCGATGGTGTTCTGTGTATTTCGCGGGCGGTCGCTGATGAATTCGAGTCCTGGCTTAACCAGTCGCGGCCAGCACGTCAGCGACCGATTTCGATTGGCTGGTTCCATCTCGGTGCCGACTTGGCTGTTGTGTCACGAGCGGACGGAAAGGCGAATCCACACACTCATGATCTGCAGGCATTGGGTGAGCAACCAACCTTTCTGATGGTTGGCACCATTGAACCGCGCAAGGGGCATGCGCAAGTGCTGTCTGCGTTCGAGCGCTTGTGGGCGCAAGGAATGGACGTGAATCTGCTTATCATCGGCAAGCCCGGCTGGCTGGTTGAGTCGCTCATTGAACGGATGCGTCGGCACCCGATGCGCGGCAAGCGTTTGTTCTGGTTCGAGAAGGCTGGTGATGACTTGCTGTTGGCTGCCTATCAGTGTGCATCGGCCTTGGTAAATGCCTCGGAAGGCGAGGGTTTTGGATTGCCGTTGATCGAGGCGGCGCACCATGGGGTGCCCCTGATCGTGCGCGATTTGCCCGTATTTCGTGAAATCGTCGGCGAGCATGCGGTTTACTTCGCTGGCTATGATGCAGAGAGTCTTGCTTCAGCGGTTGAACACTGGATCGAACTCGATATCGAGGGGCGCGCGCCGCCATCCGGCGAAATGTCCTGGCTAACCTGGAGTGCGGCTACCGCACAACTGGTCGATGTTGTGGAGAATAATCGTTGGGTGCACCAATGGATGCCCGGCGAGATACGCAGGTTCGGTGCGTTCGATTACCGTTTCAATACTCAGCTGGGTGTGGGTGAACTGCAGCGCGGTCGTATGGAAACCACGGGGAAAGCAGGCTTCTTTCTTTATGGGCCGTACGTGCCTTTGCCAGCAGGAGCGCATCTTGTGAAGTTGCACGGCAAGGGCAAAGGCGACGGCTGGATGGACGTATGCAGTTCACACGGGCAGCAGGTCCATGCACGAGCAGACCTGCATGTGGTGGCCGAGGACGGAGAGTCATCGCAATCTTTACTAGCCCAGCTTGAATTCGTGTTGGAAAGGCCTGTTACCAATCTCGAAATCCGGATCGTGGTTGACGAGGGTGCGGAGCTTTCCCTGGACAGCGTGGTTCTGGTGCCTTCGCCCGGAAATCAGGCGGAGAAATTTCAGGGCTTTAGCTGA
- the gmd gene encoding GDP-mannose 4,6-dehydratase, which translates to MTKIALVTGISGQDGAYLAQLLLEKGYTVYGTYRRTSSVNFWRIEELGVYGHPDLHLVEYDLTDLGTTISMIQKIQPDEIYNLAAQSFVGVSFEQPTTTAHITGIGALHLLEAIRLINPKIRFYQASTSEMFGKVQAIPQLETTPFYPRSPYGVAKLYAHWMTVNYRESYGIFGSSGILFNHESPLRGREFVTRKITDSVAKIKQGKLDVLELGNLDAKRDWGFAKEYVEGMWRILQADEPDTFVLGTNRTETVRDFAALAFKAAGIAVEFKGRDIDEVAVDTATGKTVLRINPKFHRPAEVDLLIGNPAKAKEKLGWEAQTTLEELCVMMVEADLRRNENGASF; encoded by the coding sequence ATGACAAAGATCGCGTTGGTGACAGGCATTTCCGGTCAGGATGGGGCGTACTTGGCTCAGCTTCTGCTGGAGAAGGGATATACGGTGTATGGCACCTATCGCCGGACCAGTTCGGTGAATTTCTGGCGCATCGAAGAGTTGGGTGTCTATGGGCATCCAGACCTGCACCTGGTCGAATATGATCTGACCGACTTAGGCACCACGATCTCGATGATCCAGAAGATCCAGCCGGACGAGATCTACAACCTCGCGGCCCAGAGTTTCGTCGGCGTCAGCTTCGAACAGCCGACCACCACAGCCCACATTACGGGCATCGGTGCGCTCCATCTGCTCGAGGCGATTCGCCTGATCAATCCGAAGATCCGCTTCTACCAGGCGTCCACTTCCGAAATGTTTGGCAAGGTTCAGGCGATCCCACAGCTGGAAACCACGCCCTTCTATCCGCGCAGCCCTTACGGCGTCGCAAAGCTCTACGCGCACTGGATGACGGTGAACTACCGTGAGAGCTACGGCATCTTCGGTTCGAGCGGCATCCTCTTCAACCACGAGAGTCCGCTGCGTGGGCGCGAGTTCGTGACCCGCAAGATCACCGACAGCGTGGCCAAGATCAAACAGGGCAAACTGGACGTGCTGGAGCTTGGCAACCTCGATGCCAAGCGCGATTGGGGTTTCGCCAAGGAGTACGTGGAAGGCATGTGGCGCATCCTGCAGGCCGACGAGCCGGATACCTTCGTGCTGGGGACCAACCGCACGGAAACCGTGCGTGATTTTGCCGCACTGGCGTTCAAGGCCGCTGGCATTGCGGTGGAGTTCAAGGGCAGGGACATCGACGAAGTCGCTGTCGACACTGCTACTGGCAAGACAGTGCTGCGCATCAACCCCAAGTTCCATCGCCCTGCGGAAGTGGATCTGCTTATCGGAAATCCTGCTAAGGCCAAGGAAAAGCTGGGCTGGGAAGCGCAGACCACGCTGGAGGAATTGTGCGTGATGATGGTCGAGGCTGACTTGCGTCGCAACGAGAACGGCGCGTCGTTCTGA